Proteins encoded by one window of Labrys wisconsinensis:
- a CDS encoding transporter substrate-binding domain-containing protein: MDGGHFRAARRDTAVARRGIAVARRGIAVALLGLLLALAPRAGVAQTTTDDIISRGKLVVAIDTTTPPYGMIDADMQPTGFDIELAQVIGKALGVPVEFVTVTSPGRIPALLTNRVDMVVSIFSITAERALQVAFSIPYASQSSVVLAPKSLAIKSAKDLVGLKVGVTRGTGEDGLLTAAAKDTPGIQILRFDDYASISQAMLSGQIDAMGGGDYGDIYLKKSAKGDDFELKYVLKTFYFGIGVRKDSPQLLQWLNTLVFTLRQDGTLDRLSMTYRKTPLPPLPTF; encoded by the coding sequence ATGGACGGAGGCCATTTCCGAGCAGCCCGGCGCGACACTGCCGTCGCCCGGCGCGGCATTGCCGTCGCCCGGCGCGGCATCGCCGTCGCGCTTCTCGGGCTGCTGCTGGCGCTGGCGCCGCGGGCCGGCGTGGCGCAGACCACCACCGACGACATCATCAGCCGCGGCAAGCTGGTCGTCGCCATCGACACGACCACGCCGCCCTACGGCATGATCGATGCGGACATGCAGCCGACCGGCTTCGACATCGAGCTGGCGCAGGTGATCGGCAAGGCGCTGGGCGTGCCGGTCGAGTTCGTCACCGTGACCTCGCCCGGGCGCATTCCGGCGCTGCTCACCAACCGCGTCGACATGGTGGTCTCGATCTTCTCGATCACCGCCGAGCGGGCGCTGCAGGTCGCCTTCAGCATTCCCTATGCCTCGCAATCCTCGGTGGTGCTGGCGCCCAAGAGCCTCGCCATCAAGTCGGCCAAGGACCTGGTCGGCCTCAAGGTCGGCGTCACCCGCGGCACCGGCGAAGACGGCCTGCTGACCGCGGCGGCCAAGGATACGCCCGGCATCCAGATCCTGCGCTTCGACGACTATGCCTCGATCTCGCAGGCCATGCTGTCCGGCCAGATCGACGCCATGGGCGGCGGCGACTATGGCGACATCTACCTGAAGAAGAGCGCCAAGGGCGATGATTTCGAGCTGAAATACGTGCTGAAGACCTTCTATTTCGGCATCGGCGTGCGCAAGGACAGCCCGCAATTGCTGCAATGGCTGAACACGCTGGTCTTCACCCTGCGCCAGGACGGCACGCTCGACCGCCTGTCGATGACCTATCGCAAGACGCCGCTGCCGCCCCTGCCGACCTTCTGA
- a CDS encoding mandelate racemase/muconate lactonizing enzyme family protein has product MRITGIETFTVGAGWKNWLFVRVHTDAGITGLGEGTLNGFIRTTEAAVRELEHFVIGEDPRRITRLAKTMLDGVSLDGGHIHRTAIATIEVACWDILGKSLGVPIHQLLGGRVRDSVLGYANGWYRTERTPEAFVAAAQAVVARGFRAMKLDPFGTAQGFIDEAELDLAHEILQALRRELPRRILLLIDVHARFTEAEAIRAARRLAPLDLYWWEEPTTRDRQETVHAVARVSPIRVATGEMYDTVGQFFTLAAGGGVNIFQPEPMSLGGIGNTLAVANLALAHGSYIAPHQSGGPVATAVCLQLAACVPNFLIQEHFDPFNEPWTQDLVTWHPGIDPANGHLSLPDAPGLGLELDEAVARAHPYDPDAYLNVHEDGWERRLGARHGKEEAGSADGT; this is encoded by the coding sequence ATGAGGATCACCGGCATCGAGACCTTCACGGTCGGCGCGGGCTGGAAGAACTGGCTGTTCGTGCGGGTGCACACCGATGCCGGCATCACCGGCCTCGGCGAAGGCACGCTGAACGGCTTCATCCGCACCACCGAGGCCGCGGTGCGCGAGCTCGAGCATTTCGTCATCGGCGAGGACCCGCGCCGGATCACCCGCCTCGCCAAGACGATGCTGGACGGCGTCTCGCTCGACGGCGGCCATATCCACCGCACCGCCATCGCCACCATCGAGGTCGCCTGCTGGGACATCCTCGGCAAGTCGCTCGGCGTGCCGATCCACCAGCTGCTCGGCGGGCGGGTGCGCGACAGCGTGCTCGGCTACGCCAATGGCTGGTATCGCACCGAGCGCACGCCGGAGGCCTTCGTCGCCGCCGCGCAGGCCGTGGTCGCCAGGGGCTTCCGGGCGATGAAGCTCGACCCCTTCGGCACGGCGCAGGGCTTCATCGACGAGGCCGAGCTCGACCTCGCCCATGAGATCCTGCAGGCGCTGCGCCGCGAATTGCCGCGGCGCATCCTGCTGCTGATCGACGTCCATGCCCGCTTCACCGAGGCGGAGGCGATCCGCGCCGCCCGGCGCCTGGCGCCGCTCGACCTCTACTGGTGGGAGGAGCCGACGACCCGCGACCGCCAGGAGACGGTGCACGCCGTCGCCCGCGTCTCGCCGATCCGCGTCGCCACCGGCGAGATGTACGACACCGTCGGCCAGTTCTTCACGCTGGCGGCGGGCGGCGGCGTCAACATCTTCCAGCCCGAGCCGATGTCGCTCGGCGGCATCGGCAACACGCTGGCGGTGGCGAACCTGGCACTGGCGCATGGCAGCTATATCGCGCCGCACCAGAGCGGCGGCCCGGTGGCGACGGCGGTGTGCCTGCAGCTGGCCGCCTGCGTCCCGAACTTCCTGATCCAGGAGCATTTCGACCCGTTCAACGAGCCCTGGACGCAGGACCTCGTCACCTGGCATCCCGGCATCGATCCGGCCAATGGCCATCTGTCGCTGCCGGATGCGCCGGGCCTCGGCCTCGAGCTCGACGAGGCGGTTGCGCGCGCCCATCCCTACGATCCCGACGCCTATCTCAACGTGCACGAGGACGGCTGGGAGCGCCGGCTCGGCGCCCGGCACGGCAAGGAGGAGGCGGGATCGGCCGACGGAACTTGA
- a CDS encoding transketolase family protein — MAEAARTLAMGQDEAAGARPTVEAPFGKALAALGAERPDIVGLTADLGKYTDIHPFRDAFPQRFFNVGMAEQNLVAVAAGLARTGFTPFATTYGVFASRRAYDFVAIAAAHARQNVKIVAGLPGLTTGYGGTHQAIEDLALMRMIPGLVVIDPCDATEIAAATRAAAEHDGPVYMRLLRGKVPVVFEPGHRFEIGKALRLRAGGDVGLIATGFMTERALDAAAVLEARGIRTGVLHVPTLKPFDAEAVAGFAASVDRLVTAENHVARGGLASQVAEALFDAGLVRPLARIGLPDRFIECGAVPTLQRRYAITTADIVAAGEGRGGA; from the coding sequence ATGGCTGAGGCGGCGCGCACGCTCGCGATGGGGCAGGACGAGGCGGCGGGGGCCCGGCCGACCGTCGAGGCGCCCTTCGGCAAGGCCCTGGCGGCGCTCGGCGCCGAGCGGCCCGACATTGTCGGCCTGACCGCGGACCTCGGCAAATACACCGACATCCACCCGTTCCGGGACGCTTTCCCGCAGCGCTTCTTCAATGTCGGCATGGCCGAGCAGAACCTGGTGGCGGTGGCTGCCGGCCTCGCCCGCACCGGCTTCACGCCCTTCGCCACCACCTATGGCGTCTTCGCCAGCCGCCGCGCCTACGACTTCGTCGCCATCGCCGCGGCCCATGCCCGGCAGAACGTCAAGATCGTCGCCGGCCTGCCCGGGCTCACCACCGGCTATGGCGGCACGCACCAGGCGATCGAGGACCTGGCGCTGATGCGCATGATCCCGGGCCTCGTCGTGATCGACCCTTGCGATGCCACCGAGATCGCCGCGGCGACGCGGGCGGCGGCCGAGCACGACGGCCCGGTCTACATGCGGCTGCTCCGCGGCAAGGTGCCCGTGGTCTTCGAGCCCGGCCATCGCTTCGAGATCGGCAAGGCGCTGCGGCTGCGCGCCGGCGGCGATGTCGGGCTGATCGCCACCGGCTTCATGACCGAGCGGGCGCTCGATGCCGCCGCGGTGCTGGAGGCGCGAGGCATCCGCACCGGCGTGCTGCACGTGCCGACGCTGAAGCCCTTCGATGCCGAGGCCGTCGCCGGCTTCGCCGCTTCGGTCGACCGGCTGGTGACGGCGGAGAACCACGTCGCGCGCGGCGGCCTGGCGAGCCAGGTGGCCGAGGCGCTGTTCGACGCCGGCCTCGTGCGCCCGCTGGCGCGGATCGGCCTGCCGGACCGCTTCATCGAGTGCGGCGCCGTGCCGACCCTGCAGCGGCGCTACGCCATCACCACGGCCGACATCGTCGCCGCGGGCGAGGGGAGGGGCGGGGCATGA
- a CDS encoding transketolase yields MALRNHPPAEPDLARIRAHATSMRRHMLLMAEGPGQGYVGQGLGIADVLAALYFHELRFDPADLAAPERDRFLLSTGHYSIALWAALAEAGVIPLAELPTYGADDSRLDMSTLDTTPGVEIIGGSLGHGLGQGVGMALGLRTAGSGARVFVELSDGEMQEGSTWEAAMAAAHFRLDTLVALVDCNGIQADGPVVLDMEPVAQKWQAFGFATQEIDGNDLPAVLDALAQARTEAGQPHAIVLRTRPGKGVPTLERREKAHFVRVEPGEWQALREELEREAESRHG; encoded by the coding sequence ATGGCGCTGCGCAACCATCCGCCCGCCGAGCCCGACCTGGCCCGCATTCGCGCCCATGCCACCAGCATGCGCCGTCACATGCTGCTGATGGCCGAAGGGCCGGGACAGGGCTATGTCGGCCAGGGGCTCGGCATCGCCGATGTCCTGGCCGCGCTCTATTTCCACGAGCTGCGCTTCGATCCCGCCGACCTCGCCGCGCCCGAGCGCGACCGCTTCCTGCTCTCGACCGGGCACTATTCCATCGCGCTCTGGGCGGCGCTGGCCGAGGCCGGCGTCATTCCCCTCGCCGAGCTGCCGACCTACGGCGCCGACGACAGCCGCCTCGACATGTCGACCCTCGACACCACGCCGGGCGTCGAGATCATCGGCGGCTCGCTCGGCCATGGCCTCGGGCAGGGCGTCGGCATGGCGCTGGGTCTGAGGACCGCGGGCTCGGGCGCACGCGTGTTCGTCGAATTGTCGGACGGGGAGATGCAGGAGGGCTCGACCTGGGAGGCGGCGATGGCGGCCGCGCATTTCCGGCTCGACACCCTGGTCGCCCTCGTCGACTGCAACGGCATCCAGGCCGACGGGCCGGTGGTGCTCGACATGGAGCCGGTGGCGCAGAAATGGCAGGCTTTCGGCTTCGCCACGCAGGAGATCGACGGCAACGATCTTCCCGCGGTCCTCGACGCCCTGGCGCAGGCCCGCACCGAGGCGGGCCAGCCGCACGCCATCGTGCTGCGCACCCGCCCGGGCAAGGGCGTGCCGACGCTGGAACGGCGCGAGAAGGCGCATTTCGTCCGCGTCGAGCCCGGCGAATGGCAGGCGCTGCGCGAAGAGCTCGAGCGTGAGGCGGAGAGCAGGCATGGCTGA